The following proteins come from a genomic window of Achromobacter deleyi:
- the prpB gene encoding methylisocitrate lyase, translating into MSRPESAGALFRRALAEESPLQIIGAINANHALLAKRAGYRAIYLSGGGVAAGSLGLPDLGINTMDDVLTDVRRITDVCDVPLLVDIDTGFGPSAFNIARTVKSLIKFGAAACHIEDQVGAKRCGHRPGKEIVSTEEMADRVKAAADARTDSDFYLIARTDAIASHGVDAAIERALACVEAGADAIFAEAAYDLPTYDRFVKAVNVPVLANITEFGKTPLFSVEELKSVGVGMVLYPLSAFRAMNKAAEAVYTAIRRDGHQKNVVDLMQTREELYDRIGYHEFESRLDALFQKGKA; encoded by the coding sequence ATGTCCAGACCCGAATCCGCCGGCGCCCTGTTCCGCCGCGCGCTCGCCGAAGAAAGCCCGCTGCAGATCATCGGCGCCATCAACGCCAACCACGCCCTGCTGGCCAAGCGCGCCGGCTACCGCGCCATCTATCTTTCGGGCGGCGGCGTGGCGGCGGGTTCGCTGGGCCTGCCCGACCTGGGCATCAACACCATGGACGACGTGCTGACGGACGTGCGCCGCATCACCGACGTCTGCGACGTGCCGCTGCTGGTCGACATCGACACCGGTTTCGGCCCGTCGGCATTCAACATCGCCCGCACCGTCAAGAGCCTCATCAAGTTCGGCGCCGCCGCCTGCCACATCGAGGACCAGGTCGGCGCCAAGCGCTGCGGCCACCGCCCGGGCAAGGAAATCGTCAGCACCGAGGAAATGGCCGACCGCGTCAAGGCCGCGGCCGACGCCCGCACCGACAGCGACTTCTACCTGATCGCGCGCACCGACGCCATCGCCTCGCACGGCGTGGACGCCGCTATCGAGCGCGCGCTGGCCTGCGTCGAAGCCGGCGCCGACGCCATCTTCGCCGAAGCCGCCTACGACCTGCCGACCTACGACCGATTCGTCAAGGCCGTCAACGTGCCGGTGCTGGCCAACATCACCGAATTCGGCAAGACGCCGCTGTTCTCGGTGGAAGAGCTCAAGAGCGTGGGCGTGGGCATGGTGCTCTACCCGCTGTCGGCCTTCCGCGCCATGAACAAGGCCGCCGAGGCCGTCTACACCGCGATCCGCCGCGACGGCCACCAGAAGAACGTGGTCGACCTGATGCAGACGCGCGAAGAACTGTACGACCGCATCGGCTACCACGAATTCGAATCGCGCCTGGACGCCCTGTTCCAGAAGGGCAAGGCCTGA